The Buteo buteo chromosome 5, bButBut1.hap1.1, whole genome shotgun sequence DNA segment TCACCATCTTCTGCTTCCAGACCAAGGCAAGGAGGGGGACGTGacctgccctgccctgggggggAGTCAGGCGCAGGGAGCTGGGTGGTGGGGACACCCCAAGCTCTCCCGTGACATATGAATTTCCCCACTGGCAGGTTGATTTTACGTCGTGTCCGGGGCTCTTCTGTGTGCTGGGCATCGTGGTCATGGTGACCGGGATCGTCACTGCCATCGTCCTTTCCTTCAAATATGTgagtgggggggacacacatgacagaggggctgtggggtgtgggtgtccccagggctggtACGGGTAGGGGGGTTTGGGTGGTCCCCGTTTGCCAGGAAGCAGGGTGTGGTGCGGGCCACGGCAGAGGCAGCTTGCCCCCAGGGAGAGGGTGCGTCAGCAGCATCATCTCCTCAGGAGCCAGGTGCGGGCAGGACCTGCCCTGccttgcctgctgcctgccagcatCCTGGCTCACCCTGCCCTTGTCCCCTTCCCTGCGCAGGTCCCCTGGCTCCATATGCTGTACGCGGCCATCGGCGCCATCGCCTTCACCCTGGTGAGTTGAcggctggggtgggcagagggTGTCACGCAGGGACCGAGGAGGGGGGAACCCTGCGTCAGTCCCTGCCTGACACCCTCTGCCCCACCAGTTCCTTGCCTATGACACCCAACTTGTGCTGGGGAACAGGAAGAACACACTGAGCCCCGAGGAGTATGTCTACGGTGCCCTCACCATCTACACCGACATTGTCTACATCTTCACCTTCATCCTGCAGATCGTGGGCCGGGATTAGCCCCGGGACCCCTCCTGtccccctgctgctgcccctcaCCTCCTCTTCTGGCCTCTGTACAGGATACAGCTGCTTACCGTGACTCCTAACGCTTCAGCATCCCTACCCATAGGCTCCTAAGGAAAGGGCTTCCCTTGATCACTGCCCCCCCAAGCCTCCAAGGGTGGTGGGGAGGACCGGCTGCCAGTGTTTAGGCAGTGCCCAGCCTTGGCACCGCTTGCCAAGGCCGTGCCTGTGGTGCTGGGCGGGCAGTGGAGCGCCACAGTCCTGCCTGGGcccagggagctggcagcagctgctgggatcgcattgggatttttttggcagAGCCTGGTTGGTGTTATTCACGTGGTGCCTTAAACGCGGCTCCGGCcgtgcccccctccccaagatGCAGTGGTGCCCGGTGCGGGCAGGGGGCAGCTGGGACCCCCGTGGCAGGACTCGTGGCAGAGCTCACGTCGCAGAGGCCCGGCAGCCACGGATGTGGGCAAAGTTGCACTTgctaaataaaacacttcaattTTCCAGACGGTCCCCAGTCTTACTGGTGTGGCTACTCCCCTGAAAAACCTGTGGGCGGCCTCAGCGGGGGCTGTGGCCTGGGGCAGCACAAACACTGCTTTCAGGCGGAAAAACCAAGGTTGAGCGGCTCCAGGCTGGGCCTCCCTCACCTGCCTGTACCTCTCCACCCTCGTGGGCAGAAGCtcggctgcagagcagctgctccccccacccgccccccccgcTGTGGGGGCAGGCAGAGCCTGGGGCTGAGCACTGAGGGAGAGACCGCAGTGGCAGCGAGCTGTTCCACTCACCAGGGGTGAGGTTTATTTGTCCCCATCCAGCCCCATGACCACCCCACAGGCTGGACAGGGAGAGCAGGCGTCAGTGCCATGTGTCCCACAGGGCTGGTGTCCCCTTGGCCAGTCCCTTCCAGGTGCTGCGGTGCtaggctgggggtggagagCAGCCTGGCTATGCTCCCCTGGCCACCCTTGTGTATCGCTCCGACTCGTACTCGCCCTGGTTGGCTTCCATCATCTTTCGGCGGATTTTGAGCTGCTCCAGACGGTTTTTATCAACTTCCCGCTTggccaggaggaagaggatgatgCCGGAGGGCAATCCAATGGCCCTGCAGAACAGCCGGTGGGCAGGAGATGGAGAGAGCTGTCGGGGAACCAAGGGCCCTGTGCCACCCTGGGGCAGCACGGACACCCCCCGGGACCCTCCGTCCCATGCCAGGCCCCACGGAGCAGGGGAACCACGGGCCATGTGCCACCCTGGGGCAGCACGGACACCCCCCTGGGACCCTCCATCCCATGCCAGGCCCCACGGAGCAGCGGAACCTGCAGGTGCTGAGCCTTTCCCGCCGCCCCAGCCACTCACCAGGCCACCCCCACCGGCTTCATCGGGTTCTTGCCCTTCTTGCGCGTGGGGATGTACTCCACTCCCTCGGGGAGCCCCCCGCTGCCAGGCTCCGGGCCGGCCCGTGGCCCCGCCGGCTGgcggcagctctgcccgagGAGCCGTGTGCCCGGGGGGGCCGGCCGGGCCCAGGGCCTGGcaggacccgctgccggccctgctgctgccagcagccctgcgGGGAAAGAGGTGTTagggaggggcaggggcgggggccCAGCCCGAGCTGCCTgaggctcctgccctgcccttgcCCTTGCCCTTACCCTTGCCCTTGCCCTTGCCCTTGCCCTTGCCCTTGCCCTTGCCCTTACCCTTGCCCTTACCCTTGCCCTTGCCCTTGCCCTTGCCCTTACCCTTGCCCTTACCTTTACCCTTACCCCTGCCCTtacccctgcccctgcccctgtgGCAGAGGGGGCTCGAGGGCGGGGCCTGAGCCAAGCGGGGCGTGGCCACGACTGAGGGGGCGTGGCCAAGCGCGCTAGGGGCGGGGCTCTAAGACCTCTCCTCAGCCGGGCGGGGCCGAGGGCCGGGCCTGGGGGCGTCTCTGGGAGAGGGTTGGGGGTTGCGTGTCGGGGGCCGCGGGGCCGTGCGGTGAGGGTGGCGGCGGGACGCtcccggtccccccccccccgcccagggGCCGCCCCCTCAGCCCGCCCGCCGTTACCCCGCAGTCCGCTGAGCGCCGCCGCCATGGTGGGCCGTGTGGGTGCGCGGCAGCCCCGCTGCATGCCGGGAGCTGCAGTCCGCCGCGTGGCGGCTGCCGGGGGCGCGACGCTGGCCGGGAGGCGAGAGAGAAACTAGAGCTCCCAGAGTGCACCGCGCGGTGCGAGGGGTGGTTCTGCCGTGCTGGCGGAAGGGGCGTGGCCCGGGTGGGGACGCGGGCCGGGGTTGGCTGaggcgggagggcggcgggcgTGGATTGGCCGGGGCGGGGCGAGCGgcggaagcggcggcggcggggtgggGCGCGCGGGCAGGCCGGCATGGAGCCCGCCGAGGGCCCGGGGGCGCTGGGCTTCCACGGCGACGAGGAGATCATCGAGGTGGTGGAGCTGGGCCCGCCCGGGCCGGGTGAGACGGGGCACCCCGCGCCGCGCACCGGGCAGGGCCCGCGGGGTCTCCGGCCTCCCACCGGGGCACCGGGCCCGCTCCGGCCCCGCCCCagcgccgggcccggccgcgggtcccggcccgttccccccccgccgcccctggCCTGCGGCCTTTCCCCGCGTCGCGCTCCGCTCCTTTGCGGCTCCGCTGCTCTGGGTGTCCTGGCTGCGGCGGCATCGGGATGGCGCGTTCCCCGGGCTGCCCCgtcccccagggacccccctgTTCCCCCCGTGCCCGCAGGCGCCTGCCCTGCAAGGACCGAGCCCGGCAGGCCGCGAGTCGCGTCCTGACCTTCGTCCTCCGCAGATGACCTGGCCGACGAGATGGAGGACGTGGACTTTGACGACGAGGGGGCAGAAGAGCCCGACGCCGAGGCTTGGGAGACAGAGGACGATGAGGGGGTGGAGGACGGCATGGAGGCGCAGGACGACAGCGAGGTCACGTTCTCCCTCCACTCGGGTGAGTGGTGGACACGGGCAGGGGCCCCTGGGGTCCCCCTCGGGACCTGCTCCCACCCTGGCTTTCCCCAGAGTAAGGGGGTGCAGCAGGTCCTTGCCGGGCTGCCATCTCCCGGCCGTTCCAGGGACAGCCATCACGACTCAGGGCTGCCTTGGGCTGTGATCATTTCTACCTTACACTCTGGTAGAGAAGCCCTTCGAGCCTCCTACTGCGGCGGCTCACCCTGAGCTCGGCACCAGCCTGCGCTGCTCTTTCCTTGCGGGAAGAGTTGATTCCCACTAGTTTGAGTTGGGAGTTCAGCTAGCTGACATCCCACCCAGACCCAGGGCTGCGTGGGGTTTGGATCCCCAGGGAACGTCAGGTGGGGCGTGAGCGGTGTCCGAGCTACGTAGCCTCTCTTTACTCTTCTGtgaagcttctgttttctgcgTGAGCCTCGACCCCAAGACCAACACACTGGCGGTGACGGGTGGGGAGGATGACAAGGCCTTTGTGTGGCGCGTGAGCGATGGAGAGCTCCTGTTCGAATGCTCAGGTGAGGTGCTCGAGGCTGTACGAGTGAGTGGCCGTGTCCCCTTCCAGCCACATCTCTCCGGACATGCTCTTCCCCAGCTGATgctctgctggagctgggctcCTGACCGTCCTCTGTAGTTTGGCCTGAGCAGTCTCTGTCCCCTGACAACTTTAGGACACAAGGACTCGGTCACCTGTGCTGGCTTCAGTCACGACTCCGTGTTCGTGGCCACGGGTGACATGTCTGGGCTTATCAAAGTGTGGCGGGTGGACACCAAGGAAGAAGTGTGGTCCTTTGAGGTGGGGGACTTGGAGGTGAGCGGCAGGACCCCTGGTGCCATGGGGAGTTTGTGGGCCGGCAGCTGGGACTCAGCTGGGTGGCAGGGAGGACACCACTCCTGTGACACTGCCTGTCCCTCTCTCTGCCCAGTGGATGGAGTGGCACCCTCAAGCCCATGTCCTTCTGGCGGGCACAGCTGATGGCAACTCCTGGATGTGGAAGATCCCCAGCGGAGACTGCAAAACTTTCCAGGGCCCAGCGTGCCCGGCCACATGTGGCAGGATCCTGCCTGATGGTGAGGCACGGGAGCTGTCTGGGGTGGGGAATGTCATCAGCTCTGTGACAGATGCCACCGCCACCATCTGCCCTCCTGCTTCTGCCAGTCTGTGCTGAGTGGGAGGTGGAGGGATGAGGGGAGCACTGGCTCTATCCACTGGCTCTGTCTCACCCAGGGAAGCGAGCGGTGGTGGGATATGAGGATGGCACCATGCGCATCTGGGACCTGAAGCAGGGAACCTCACTGCATGTCCTGAAAGGTAGGGAAGAGGTTAATCACCTGGGATGCTCCCTAATTGGGGAACAGCCCCTTCCAGTGGGCTCTGATCTCTCCCTGGGTGGAGAGGTGGCACTGGAGGAGCCTGGTGCTGGATTTCCATGCCCCCACAGGTGGCTCCTCCTTGCCATCGggatgctggcagagctgggcaagGTGGTGGCTGCAGGAGGGTGGGTTTTGAGGCTCACCAGGTCTCTGTGGGGAGGACGTGTGGAGCTCAtgcctctcctgcctgccccccaGGCCAGGATGGCCACCAGGACCCCTTGACGTGTGTGGCCAGCAACCAGGACGGCAGTTTGATCATGACAGGCTCTGTGGACTGTCACGCCAAGCTGGTCAACTCCTCCACGGGCAAGGTGGGTCCGTgctggctggggcagagccaggagccCCGGGGGACGGGGGTGACGGCCTTCCAAGCCCCTGTCCTGGGCCAGgccagtgtgcccaggtggttTGGGCTCCGCTGGCCCCGAGCAGCCTGTGGTGGCCACCGGCAGCCAGCGGGAGGCGCCCTTGGCCAACACAACGGCTTCCTCCCAGCTACGGGTCGGACCCGCGACTGGGGGGGGTCCCGCGGGGCTCATAGAAGGAAGTTCCCCGCCTTGTTTGCTCCGAGGAGCTGAGGTTTTGGGGCCGGGCCTTGGTGTCCAGGGGGTGTAAGGCTCGATCCCGGGTAAGGAAGGGGACCTCGGTACGACTGGGggtccccttcccttcctctccgGCACTAGTCGGCCTCCCTCCCCCCAGGTGGTGTGCGTGTTCAAGATGGAGAGCATGGCCCCTAGGGCCCCCACCGGCGAGGGTGAGGAGGCCGAGTCCAACTCGGTGGAGTCACTGGGCTTCTGTAATGTGTGAGTGTGGGGACACGTGGCCTGGGGGTGACAGTCCCTCTTCAGTGCCAGACCTTACGGGGGGGATGTTTGTTACTAACAACAGACCCATTTCCATCCCTCGTGCTTGCTCTCCTCTCACCTCATCCTCCCCAGCTGGCTGTGGGTATTCTGGGTTACTTCTGTGTGACAGGGAAGTCACACTCGGACCCTTCCCCTCAACTTGTTTGGTGTCTGGGCTAGCCTGATGGACCACTGTTTG contains these protein-coding regions:
- the AAMP gene encoding angio-associated migratory cell protein encodes the protein MEPAEGPGALGFHGDEEIIEVVELGPPGPDDLADEMEDVDFDDEGAEEPDAEAWETEDDEGVEDGMEAQDDSEVTFSLHSASVFCVSLDPKTNTLAVTGGEDDKAFVWRVSDGELLFECSGHKDSVTCAGFSHDSVFVATGDMSGLIKVWRVDTKEEVWSFEVGDLEWMEWHPQAHVLLAGTADGNSWMWKIPSGDCKTFQGPACPATCGRILPDGKRAVVGYEDGTMRIWDLKQGTSLHVLKGQDGHQDPLTCVASNQDGSLIMTGSVDCHAKLVNSSTGKVVCVFKMESMAPRAPTGEGEEAESNSVESLGFCNVMPLAAVGYLDGTLAIYDLSTQSLRHKCQHESGIVQLLWEESSAVVYTCSLDGAVRLWDARSGKMISEYRGHSAEILDFAVNKDASIVVTTSGDHQAKVFCVQRPDR